The Desulfomonilaceae bacterium genomic interval TAGTGAATTTTTTTCATTAGCTTTTTTTAAAACGGAGAAGTCGGATTCGCGATGGTCAAGTCTGTCCAGGACCTTATTAAAGAGCCATTTCAGGACATAGTAAAGAAAGTGAATCATCTGGAGTCGCTGATCCGCCGCAATTTCATCAACATAGGATTCGGCTTTCCTGCGTGTTTTTTCTTCCGTGGTTTTGTCTGACTCAGCCGATTCGCTCACGGCTTTCTGCACTCTGGGGTCCTGAAGCACTCGCTCCTTTATTTCCGTTCGGGAAAGCTTTTCCGGTCCGCGATTCACCCGAATACGGTCATTGATGTTCTCAATCAATTCTCGACGGATTTCAAACGGAAGATCCTCCCACGATTTGCCTGAGCCAAATTCTTCGAATTCAGCTATAAGATGAACCGGCTCTCCGACCAGCAGTTCGGGCAATGTCCATTTTCTAAACGCCATCAGCACACGGTTTATTGCTCCTGGTTGATCAGAATCACCTAACATAGTCTCCCAGAATGGAGTAATCTGGCGCCTCTGCCTTCTGTCGTACAATAAAAAGACGGGAAGGATGGCGATGGGTTCAGGTATCTTGCTCTGGGCTTCAATCAATATGTTTATTGGATCATGCTCGGGACTGACGTAGCGGTCTCTGGTGGCTGCTTCATCAATCAGAAAGAAAGATCCTGCTCCTCGATTAAGAAAAATGTCCTTTACAATTTCCGCATCAAGTCCGAAGTGAGCCGGGCCGTTTTTTCCCGATAGTTTTGAGGTTGCCCTGAATAGCCTGGCCGCCCTAAACATGTAGCTTCGTAGGCTGCCAGGTCCACCTAGCACGAAACATGGCGCGGGTAACCCTATGGTGGCTATGCGCATTCTCAGATATTGGAGATCATAGTACGTCGGGTATTTCAGCGCGTACACAATGGGTCCATCTTTGGCGAGTTCCCGTATCAGATTCGCGGCCTCATCATCGACTTTAACCCTGGGTGACAGGATTTTCGCGATCTGTTGGGTAAGCCAGGAAGGTTCTCGATCAAGCAATCCGGGAATACCCCTGAACTTTGGAGCCTTGAGGAAATCCGGGACGGTTTTGCGACTTAGTAGATCAGTCATTTGCTCTAACTATAGTAGAATTTTGCTCTTGGAGAGAGGTTCCTTATAAACAGCCGCCCAAGCGGCGAATAGCATATTAGCATACTGAGCAGCCAAAGTGGTAGCAGAAATCAATCATGACGTCATTATGGAGTTTTCTTTGGACTCTGATAAGAAGGGTAAGTTTTTCTAGACTGGTAAGACGCAATGATTGTATAATTGATCATTATCTTACTTCGTGACGTTAGGGGGTTATGCCTGAGGCCCTTGAAATTCCAGCGCAATTATCTCTGGGGAGAGTCAAATAGATGCTAAAAGTCGTCGAGTCGAATGGCGCGGGGTGTGAGGCTTTTTTCCCCCGTCGCGATGCTACGGCTACCGCATCCCGATTGAAGCGGCTTTCTCTGGAACTCTGGAAAAGACGCCGTTGTATGCTGTTGGTTCTCGACGCGACAGTTATATTAACCGCTTTCCTCATAGCATACATGATCCGTTTTCAAACAGAACTCCAAAATTATTTCTCCACTAAGGAACAACTCGACCTCGAAGCATATTTTATGTCCGCGTATATTCGGGCCGCTATAATATTTACGGTCTTGTGGCTGGCAATGATGGCGCGGGATGGTCTTTACAGCCACAGATTGATCTCGGCAAGCTCACCCTCAGCCGAAGTTCAACAAATCCTATGGTCTGGATTACAGTCTCTCGCAATACTCATGGCAATTTCGTTCCTATTCAGGGGCTTCTTGTTATCCAGATTCGTTTATGGAATTTCTTTCGGGTTAAGCGCTATAGGTATAATAGCCTCAAGAGAGTTAGGGCGACGCCTGACCCAGAAAGTGCTTAAGCTAGGGGTACCAGCGAGACGAACGCTGGTGATCGGAACAGCTCCTCTTGCAATTCAATTTGCTTCAACCCTGGAAACAAAATCAAATGGCTTTCAGGAAGTTGTAGGCTTCCTGGAATTTCCAGACGAGAGGTGTTCTAACCCTGAAAACACGCCTGGCTGTAAGATCGTGGGAGATGTGAACGAAATAGATGTTGTGAGGAGCAAAATAGAATTCGATAGAGTCATAGTATCCGCTACTGATTTTGTTGGTCCAAAAGAACAAGATCGCAGTCCCCTGCTGCTAAGGGTCCTGAATTACTGCGAGGCTTATGGGATACCTCTTTATCTGATATCCTTTTCTACAGACGTCATGGTTTTGCGCTCCGAAATGGGTAGTTACCATGGAATTCCGCTCCTGCTCCTGAGAGATTCAACCCGTCATCCTGTCTATATGGTAGTAAAGCGGTTTCTAGACATATTGCTGTCGTTGGTGGTTTTGATATTAGGCGCCCCTCTATGGATTGCTATAGCCATATCCATCAAGCGCGGCAGCAAAGGACCGGTTCTGTATGTTCAAGAGAGAATCGGCATGAACGGTAAACCATTCAAGATGCTAAAGTTTAGATCCATGATTGAAGGAGCTGATGATCAACTCGCTGAACTCGTAGATTTTTCCTCAATGTCGGAACCGGTTTTCAACCTACGTAAAGATCCCAGGGTCACAAAAATAGGCTCGTTTCTGCGTAGAACCAGTCTTGACGAAATACCTCAATTTATCAATGTGTTAAAAGGTGAAATGAGCGTTGTGGGGCCCAGGCCGGAACGCACCGAACTGGTTCAACTGTACAATGATTATCAGTGGAGACGACTAAAGGCTAAGCCCGGAATCACTGGATATCAACAGGTTATGAGCCGTGGAGACCCATCACTGTCTAGAAGGATCGAATTTGATCTCTATTATCTCAAGCGCCAGAGCATCTGGTTTGATTTGGCGGTGCTGTTCAAGACGATCATTGTGGTAATTCGCGGAGACGGGATGAAATAAAAACATAATTCAAATAGAATTCTATCACTTTCCGGTTTTCGTCATGCCACGTTTTCACCGGTTTTATTATGCTCTTTCCCGGATGCTATTGAATGATTGACATTAAGACTTTAAGGGTGGCTCTAGCTCATCACTGGTTCTTGACCATGGCGGGCGGAGAAAAGGTCTGCGAAGCAATCTGCGAGATCCTAGACGCTCCGGATCTATATTCAATCGTCGCCGATACGGGATCCATGAGTCCCACATTAAAAAAATCGGCGCTCAAGACAAGTTTTATTCAGAAATTGCCTAAAGCCCAAAAATACTATCGCTATTTTGCAGCTCTGTTTCCGCTTGCCGTAGAATCATTCGATTTATCATCCTACGACTTGGTTATCAGTAGTGACTCAAGTGTCGTCAAGGGAATTAAAACCCTGCCGGAAACTTGCCACATCTGTTTTTGTCATTCTCCGATGAGATATGCGTGGAACGCGTTCCATGATTACACGCGTGAATTTGGGACATTCAAGAAGGGTCTGGCATCAGTTGTCATGAGCTATCTGGCAGTATATGATCACACTGCTTCTGCTCGTGTAGACTATTTCGCAGCGCCGTCGGAAACATCGAGGAAGCGCATAAAAAAATACTATCGCCGAGACGCTGTTGTTATTCATCCTCCATGCGACGTGGATCGTTTCAAACCTATTGACCGATTTGATGATTATTACCTGTTCGTCGGACGCTTGGTCGGATACAAAATGGCTGACCTTGCGGTGAAGGCGTTCACATTGAACAAGAAGCGACTTCTGATTGTGGGCGAGGGACCAGAGACACAGAATCTCAAGGCAATCGCGTCGAAAAACGTTGAATTTCTAGGGTGGGTTCCAGACGATGAATTGGCAAGAATCTATTCCAACTGCAAGGCGCTCATATTCCCCGGTGAGGAAGATTTCGGTATTGTCCCTGTTGAGGCTCAGGCTGCAGGGCGTCCAGTTATCGCCTACGGTAAGGGAGGCGCTTTGGAGACTGTAATTCCTAACGAAACGGGACTGTTCTTTTACGACAGGTCGGTGGAATCACTTGCCGTGGCCATTGGAGAGATGGAAAAACGGATAGACGAATTTGAAACCAAAAAAATTGTAAGTAACGCCGCTCGATTTTCCAAACAGAATTTCATCACAAAGTTTGAGAATTATACACTTCAATGTTTGGAAGAGCACCGTTCCAATTTTAGTTAAGGCCCAGTATTTATGACTTTTTCTACTATTGATTTTACTTCAAGAGGGAAAACCGTAGCGTTTGTTCTCTTTTGTCTGACAACTGCGCAACTCGTTTTCCAGCAGCCATACATTGTCATACTGCCCGATGAAAGGGCCAAAGTATTCAGTGGGAGTCTCTGTTTGCTCACGCTCACGCTTACAATCCTGATCGGACGGGACAAACAGCGCTTCAAATTTGGAGCCGATTTCTGGATTTCAGCAATCCTTAGCTTGATCGCTATACTTAGCGGTATTTTCAGTGTTGTCCCCAAACAATCTCTGGAACGTGTCTATGTGATCCTGTCGGCTGGGTTAGGAGGGTATTGGTGTTCTAAATTTCTGCTAACCAAACCAAATTTTAGAAGAATATTTCAGTGGTTCGTAAACGCATTACTCCTGTGCGTTATTTTTCTGGCCTTGCTTGGGCTTTACCTTACCGGGAAGCCCCATGAATTTCTAGATTTTCACTGGCATCCGGTAGGATCAAGACTGTTACTCATGTCGTTTGCGCCTCTGTCTTTACTATTGGGTAATGTTCGTCGTGATCGAATCCTGGGCGGGATAATCCTCTCGGCCAATCTTATTGCTATATACATAGTCGGTAGGTACGCTTTTATTGAATCTATCCTTGTTATTCCCGCTATTGTCTCAATAATCGCTTTTGTTGTGTTCAAGTGGACAGGGAAAAGTCGTCGAATTATGGCCGTGATCCTAGCCATAACTGTTGTGACAGGCGTCTTTTTCGCTTATCTCAACCCCAAGAAATTAGATAGGGAGCATATTTCAGTAGCATATCGTGTAGAAAGCCTCTTTTTTTCAATAGACATAGCGTCTAAACATCCGTGGTTGGGAAATGGACTGTGGGCCCCTAGAGATTTATTGGCCAAAGACTACACGCTTCACTACCCGTTCGTATCTGCGGAACAATTCTCCGAATGGGTCCGGAACCAAAGGACTTCGGAGGAT includes:
- a CDS encoding sugar transferase, with the translated sequence MLKVVESNGAGCEAFFPRRDATATASRLKRLSLELWKRRRCMLLVLDATVILTAFLIAYMIRFQTELQNYFSTKEQLDLEAYFMSAYIRAAIIFTVLWLAMMARDGLYSHRLISASSPSAEVQQILWSGLQSLAILMAISFLFRGFLLSRFVYGISFGLSAIGIIASRELGRRLTQKVLKLGVPARRTLVIGTAPLAIQFASTLETKSNGFQEVVGFLEFPDERCSNPENTPGCKIVGDVNEIDVVRSKIEFDRVIVSATDFVGPKEQDRSPLLLRVLNYCEAYGIPLYLISFSTDVMVLRSEMGSYHGIPLLLLRDSTRHPVYMVVKRFLDILLSLVVLILGAPLWIAIAISIKRGSKGPVLYVQERIGMNGKPFKMLKFRSMIEGADDQLAELVDFSSMSEPVFNLRKDPRVTKIGSFLRRTSLDEIPQFINVLKGEMSVVGPRPERTELVQLYNDYQWRRLKAKPGITGYQQVMSRGDPSLSRRIEFDLYYLKRQSIWFDLAVLFKTIIVVIRGDGMK
- a CDS encoding glycosyltransferase → MIDIKTLRVALAHHWFLTMAGGEKVCEAICEILDAPDLYSIVADTGSMSPTLKKSALKTSFIQKLPKAQKYYRYFAALFPLAVESFDLSSYDLVISSDSSVVKGIKTLPETCHICFCHSPMRYAWNAFHDYTREFGTFKKGLASVVMSYLAVYDHTASARVDYFAAPSETSRKRIKKYYRRDAVVIHPPCDVDRFKPIDRFDDYYLFVGRLVGYKMADLAVKAFTLNKKRLLIVGEGPETQNLKAIASKNVEFLGWVPDDELARIYSNCKALIFPGEEDFGIVPVEAQAAGRPVIAYGKGGALETVIPNETGLFFYDRSVESLAVAIGEMEKRIDEFETKKIVSNAARFSKQNFITKFENYTLQCLEEHRSNFS
- a CDS encoding O-antigen ligase family protein, whose translation is MTFSTIDFTSRGKTVAFVLFCLTTAQLVFQQPYIVILPDERAKVFSGSLCLLTLTLTILIGRDKQRFKFGADFWISAILSLIAILSGIFSVVPKQSLERVYVILSAGLGGYWCSKFLLTKPNFRRIFQWFVNALLLCVIFLALLGLYLTGKPHEFLDFHWHPVGSRLLLMSFAPLSLLLGNVRRDRILGGIILSANLIAIYIVGRYAFIESILVIPAIVSIIAFVVFKWTGKSRRIMAVILAITVVTGVFFAYLNPKKLDREHISVAYRVESLFFSIDIASKHPWLGNGLWAPRDLLAKDYTLHYPFVSAEQFSEWVRNQRTSEDLYLTFLADLGVPFVILYFGSIMYLLIKLIQMSRRPDSNLAFHPAAILLPLLAECLRFIVVDDLFEPQLSWFFHILLGLVAAGILASSDNFKQDQEQLHFPFR